Part of the Ananas comosus cultivar F153 unplaced genomic scaffold, ASM154086v1, whole genome shotgun sequence genome, TGAGACGCTTAACCGACCGGATGAAAGCTCTGCAACAAATTAAATCAGAACCGACTACAATGAGGAGATAATGTTGCATAGATTCAGAGGTCAATAGTTAGGGAAGATTAAGGACACAATCAACTTACTCCCACGGCACATCACCCACCAACATCCAGTCTCCATCTCCATCCTCATAAGTGACCACGTAGTGATGACGATTATTAGGCGTTTGCTTACATGTTTTACCATCTGCGCCATTCCCATTGTCAAGATTATGATCCCAATTAGTATGAGCGCCAAAGAGGAAACAAGTTTGGAGTGCAAAAtggtagaaatttttttaaaaaaaaaagggtaaatgtTTATAAATCATACCCAACCAATTTCTTCCGTTGACTCTTGACAAAAACATACTAAAGTTAAACAAAAGGCCATTTGATTAATTGATTCACGGTTTGAAATATTCCaataattctaaatatttttaattgaaaatattcaaattattactATTCAGCTCAACTCAAGTTGGATAAGATAGTTGTACAAGATATTAGTGAAGTACTGAAATTATTATAGTTTCACATATAGGTGGCACGAATACTAAATTATTATGATTtatgagatatttttattttcatatttaattaatgagAATCATTAGTAGTAcgtcgataaaaaaaaaaatactaattctaACAAACCTCTCTAACTCAACTTGCTGACAAGTAAGTAACTAGTATATCATtaattccaaatataaaatatacgcCATTCTCCGAACTTTACAAACCTGAAACTAAACAGCctgaaattaaaagaatatatatacgGTAAAATCAAGATTTTAAGCATTCGAATAATAATTTCAAGATGCACCATAATAATTTAGATAAGGTCTATAGGATGATACCATTCGGCCTGTTGGGGAACATGCGTTCAAGCGTGCGGAAGAGTGCTTCATAGGAGTCGCAAAGGGAGAGATCCACCTTCCTCCCGATGGCCACCCCTTCCATCTTAACTTTCACAAAAATCGCTGCCCTTGCGCTGCCGCCCCCGCTGCCGCTCCTTTTGATCGGCGGCCACCCCACCAACACTCTGCCCCCattagtacatatatatatatatatatacaccacgTACGTCTCAATTCAGTGGAAGCAACAGAACAAGATTGGCAAAATCATTCCGAAAAGTTTCTCTTCATCATTTAACTTACTTGCCGAAGGCCTTTTGATGATCACTATCATCATCTTTATCATCGTTTCCTCGGCCTTTTTGCTCGAAGAGGGGCAATGCGGCCCTCTCGCTGGTCTCGTCGAATCCCCTTTTCCTGCGTGacagggaggaggaggaggaggaggaggaggaggaggaggaggaggaggatgtgTAATCATTGAGATCGATTTCGTTTATCAAATCGTTGTTGGGTAAGGCTAGTCCCAATTCAAGCTCCATTTTATTTTGTGTTCTTCCTTTTTTACATTCGGACGTCGCAAAAGAAAATAGTGAGAGATGCAAGCTTTATTAATTTGACGAATTAATGGACTAGACTGGATAGAAAAACGGTGaaggtttttatttatttatagcgCGAGCGCGAGAGCGAGAGAAGACGAGACGATCGAGCAAAATGGCATGGCATGAGAGTGAGGGAAGAGATATAGAGGGGGAACAGCGTGCAGGGCTTTTAGGGGACCCAACACCCCACCGACACGGGTCCTTTTCCTTGGATGGTCCTCTTATTAGGCTCTAGTACTAGTACTAGTACTAGTAGTGTAGTGTTTGTCTCCTTAATTTCCCTTCTTTTTAAGTCGGGGACAATTTAAGGAAAGGGGGGAGGCAAATCTATGCGGGGCCCAGCTGTTTCTCCAGCCATTTCCCTCTCCGAGCACGACATGGGGAGGCAGAGAGCATGTGGGTGTTTCATGTCAGCGCAAAAATTTGGCTGCACCACATGCACCGCAGtccaaatgttaaataattaatacGGACACGGACCGCAAATTCAAAATCTACCCCCTCCATTGCAGTTTTTCTCCTAGctagttttataaatattaatttgtgcataaaatattttatgagtGGAGTGGATGATAGATAATCATGCAGATCAAAGCCGCgttgagagagaagaagcaCCAGAATGATGAGAGAGTTATACACgaaaaatcaatttttcaacaaaaataaaaaatattgttaattgactctaaaaactaattatatataaagggTCGATATGCCCAAATTCTACTAtaaacaaacataataaattttaatatatttttaaaccaAGTCAGATTAAAAACAATCAAATAATTagactcaaaaaagaaaaaaatgtacaactttctaaaaataacttaaaacgGAGACCGAAACAATTAAATTTGAGCTCCAAACTCGGCCAAAACGGCCTTACCGTTCAATTTGTAGATTTCAAAAAGTATGTTTCGAGTTGAGATTGCTCACTGAAATCACACGCTCGAGCTAAAAGTTATAACCGTCTATAGATTTCTCACaccaattataaaaattaccaAGGTCGGGCAAATTTCGTTCAGCTTGATTGAGTCGCCCTTTTCAAGAAACTCTAACGTTAAATTACCCGCATCAGATTATTTGTAATTTCTATCTGTatgttccttttttcttttttttttttggcaacaaaaatttaaaaacttaagaggaattttttgatttttttatttttaaataaatcgTTATCCATGTACTAGCTAGCTAGGCTGCATTACAGGCTAACAACCTTAAACACAAGAGTAATGTACTTCTGTAGGTATAtctaattgtatatatatatataattagtattttggaaagaaaataaGTGACAATATTAATTGCTACATGAAGCTTGCAAATCATTCGatctatttaatattatttgaatGGCCTGTACAACAAAATTCATAAGTTTTGAATCCTAGTTTCTTTTGAGttgaataaaatttcttttgatAATGTTGATTTTAAGACTACTTCTTGACGAAGTAATAGAATTTAATACTCGTGATTATTTATTGATAGacattttaataattttcaaaagtCAGATCATAGTAATTTTTGTACAATAGATGGATAAGATACACACGGGTCAGGAAATGGTTATTAATTTCTCCTTGTCAGCCGTTAGGGTTGGGCTGTTGAGGGGATCGGAATCTTAATTCGTGTGTGTAGTGTTGTGTGCATTCATTGGATGCTGGTGGGGCCAGCATTGAATTAATCCATTAACCAAAACGCTGTTTATATGGGTTGGGGAAAGTCACTTGTGGTCCATGCCACCGAAAGGGGTTATTCTTTTGCTAAGGACCCATctaggactatatatatatatatatatatatataggttcctcattttaaattattttagcttcATCACGTAATATTTTCATGGCGATGCTGTCATCCTTAGTGGGTATACAAAATATTCATAACTTAACTTAAAGAGAGGATATATTTTATACTGGAATATTGTTTAGAATTACCAACGGAgtctaaggcttagtttgggtGTGCAGTAGCGGTGGCAAAAGTATTTCTAAAAGTTGTTGTAAAAaagttgttttatatataaactgCTGTAGGAAAAGTATGTAGACGTTTGGCAAAACAACCATATATGACTATGGTAGCGTGATAGTTTTTTCATTCTATGCGTTTGGTAAATTAGTATTCAAAACACTGTTATAATGTAAAATGACTAATCAGGACTTTTGATTCGAAAGTTATATTGGTAAATTAGTTTGGTAAATATGTATTTAAACACCCTCAACTATATTTCATTAGAAAATAGGTCCTTCAACTATGCtttcttttgaaaattaatattttttataattttattttattttattttaattaatttaatttactattaacttttattcattaaatattttaatttttgctaAAATAAACTAAACCTGCTAAATATGATGaaacttttaataaatttactataatttttaatctaatttacTAAAATCAgacaatttaataaatataaaatcaaaagaatagatacgactttcttatatatttatctattaatTTCATAAGCATGGTACTCATGTACTACCAGCATATATGTACAACTTTCATCCTGTGAATAAAATATGTTTTACTCAGCATGCTCAACTATATCCATAAAAGTGGCAGATTTACATGAACACCGTGACAAACAAATTGAAAGCGAACtccaaaaattaaagttaaagaaaaaaacaagcACTAATTAAATTTCTTTCGAAATACCAAATCCAACATACTAATGAGGTTTTtcataaagttaaaaataattaatctgTAAATATGCGTTTTCAAATTAAGAACATAGTGAAGCTGAATGATCATCTATTCCTTAAACTAGCTGCAATATTATCCCTCAATTGGATCATTTCATTAACCCCGTCGTCAGATACATCCTCACCATCGTCATCATTGTCCCTATCATCATCTCTTTCCACTTCAGGCACAAAATCTGTATTTTCATCATATTCCTGAAAATCTTTATCATTCCGTGAGCAATGCCTTCGTATATAATTATGTATTGCCATTGTTGCAACTACTATCAGTACTCTTGTTGAATGGATAACTAGGCATATCTCGTAATATATTCCACTTCTTCTTTCAAATTCCAAAAGTTCTCTCGGTCACACTACGTAATGATGAGTGCGTATAATTGAATACCTCTTGTAAACCTAATAGTTGCCCACCTCGACCAAAATCTGGAAGATGATATCTTTGATTCTCATACGGTCGTAAGAATCCTCTAATTTGAGGATATCCCGCATCAACAAGATAGTACTTTCCTGATAACCATGTATTAAAAACATTATAATtcttttaatagaaaaaaaagaaaggattatttaaaatagtaaaCTTAAGCAAAATGAATACCAAGCGAAGGATGAGGGAACTTCAATTCTGGAGTTCTTAGTGCCCTCAAAAAAAATCCTAGTATCATATGCGGTACCTTCCCAACCAGCATACACAAATGTAAAGCACATGTTAAAATCGCACACTGCCATAACATTTTGTGTCGGTTTACCTGACCTTCCAATGTAAGGTACTTGTTTTTCGGGAGGTAAACGAGCTTGCACATGAGTTCCATCAATCGCacctatgcaatcctacaagtATTCATTTCTTAAGAATGAAATACATATGAAAATCACAACAATTAATGTTTATTCAAGgcaaagtcaaaaaaataaatttatcaacaaaaaaaaggtaataTTGCTCTACTTTACCTTGAAATGAGGCATATATATTTGATCTTTTCTTATTGGTTCTGGAATGTTGTTGAATTGCGAATCAAGTGGTGTAATTATGTCGCAGGCCATACGTGAAACACAAGAAAGAATGTACGTAAAATACCTACTGATTGTCTCGCCTAATCTTTGAAAATGCTCACGTATAACTCTATTTGATGCTCCATGTCCCAATATGTATAAAAACATTGCTAGAATTTCTATTGTCGAAATATTTCTTGATCCTTTCAAACCATATTTGGtttgcaaatcatgcaatagaCTAACGAAGACTTCCTTTGGCATTCTAAAGTTTATCATGCATCGATCCCTATGTCCGTATAATACATCTCGCGTCCAAACTTCTCCTGTTTGTTTTGAAGTCATACACGGAGTTTTGCATATGTACTTTTGGTAATACATAGATATTAAACAACTTCCTACAAATACGAAGCTGTCATAGTCAATATCGTCCTCCAACATTGCTTCACAATGACTTTCATTGTCAGTgtattcattttcattatttGAAGAACTGTGAGTAACATAACAATCCATTACCTGCATCATGAAATTTATAAACTGCTTTTATAACTATACAACCAAGTTCACATTAATATGCATTATACTCTCATAACCTATTCATATGCATTCTACATTACAATAACACAAATCGACCAcaaatgaaatataaatttaatgaaaaatttttgtatattaaaataCGAATACAAAAAATTCATCATTGTTTTTGCTATTTATTGATGTGCTAACAAAACATCAAAATAGTATCAAATGATATTgctaaagagaaaaattattcaTAAATAATCCTAAAGGCAATAAACTATCCTATTTTTTGTTCGCCGCTTCTTCCATCCTGAGCCACCACTCTTTTGAGTCTGCTTCAAGTGCCATGAACATTTCCCTTTTATCCTTATTCATTGGCAATGTAGTAGCAAAGTAATAAAGTGAgctatgtaaggaagtgaattctcgaaatccgaaaGTTGTACTTCGCCCAggatcgactagttgtcgagtgagtatccttcgggaaatctaaagttatccaaaatacaaaaagtgcattggagttgagtccgcgagagcatatagtgcaaagtctgcactgggctgaagttgctctcggggaccggtcgctggcagggagagaccggtccccgaggctggtggttgctggggatctttgatgcaaccggtccctggctgaggagatcggtccccgtgtgcgacgccagcgagaaaagccaaaatttggctaagtcccgaaaatccagctctcgggaaccggtctctcaggcgaggaccggtctcccgaggaccggtctcccggggagagaccggttcccgaacgcgtgaagGGCCCCTGGCAGCatgggctgctctcggggaccggtcccaagcatagttaattaattcgcgaattattcgcgaatttttggaaatccgaattaaacggccaTTTTCGAATTTGTggaaaaaattcggaaaaaaacggAATTTTTTGACGAAAAATACGTGTTCGCGTATTATTCGGCGGGCCGAATTATTCGGCCCAAAAAAATGGACCAAGCCCACAGCCCACAACCCGCGCGCCTGCCCGCGCCTGCCCGGGCTCCCCCATGGGCTCTTGGGCCGGTTGGCCCAAAacaataaaatacaaataaaaaaaataaaaatctttccaAATACCTCGcctagatcaaaaaaaaaaaaaaaaaattttttcgaatttttacttaattagcttaattttgtagctatttattcttatatttttaaaagatatgaatatttatgctaatagcataaatcttgagagaaaaaaatttaatttaatagccgaattttttatcccgaatttttaattagtaaacgtataatatccgtataaatcacgtatccgaataattgataaatccgttttttagccgtatttttcaacgaatttaaaaattcgaagacgaattttatccgaattatacccgtaccgaatttttgccgaatccgaattaactaactatggtcccaagtcggggagactggtccctccgcgcgaattctgcccagtgagggctgtgtacagggtgaaaagttgaggggctaaaatggattttgttacaatagaggggtatgtaggccctctctctctctccctctccctcagcctctcattctctctctctctctcactctctcttgctccctctctctctagaaaagaaagaacagaagagaaggagaagaaagaagagaagaagaagaaggaggagaagaagaagaaggaggagatcaagctagagcggcgaatacccgtccgcttggcgctgatcgagtcacctccggctgGCGCGGCGCCATCGCGCGTCCCGCCGATACAGGAACATACGGGGCCCCTTCTTGATAAGGCGAGGGCGCTGGAGTCGATGCGACtgacggagtagacgaggcccttgccggACAGTCGCGACTAATGTGTCCTTCTTGTCCACAATTAAAGCACCGTCCTTGTCGTTGTCTACACTGCGGTGCCCGATGGCCTCGATCCCCACAGATAGGGCACCGCTgcggcccacggccccacgactgcgaccgcggatgcttcgggggcctcctcgaaCTCGATTGTCCCCCCGGACCACCGCTcgatcgcttcttccccttgtcctGGGATCCGGTCAACAACTCACGCTCCTCCCGCAcatgggcatctccatgctctgcccacagcgcCTTATTGAAAACCTCAGCGAAAGTTGTGAGCTGGAACAATTGCACTGCCCGATATAtccacggccgaagtcctcacaagaaccactcggctcgatccgcgtcgtccttgaccacgtccgggacgcagtctataatgtgggagaactcctgctcgtagtccgccacCGAACGATCTCCCTGCCTCAACTTACGAAACCTCTCCTtcaacttccgcttctcggtgtcggggaagtagtttccGAATATCTCtttcttgaactcctcccagagcatcggtggaaggtcagagggtcgatctcgcttcaaccgcttccaccacaccttcgccgccttgtcgaggcaatgggtggcgaggggcaccttatccttctccgggatatacaaatcctcgaagagagtctccatagagtctacccaagactccaccaccgacggctcCACTTTCCCCCCTTCAAAAGTTGGTGGCTTAAACTTCATAAACTTCATCAGAGCCGTCAGCGCACGCTCTCGCTCCACTTCGTCGGCCGTCGTATCGAGTGTCGCCGAACCTGAAGCAGTCGGAGGCGCACTTGTCGGCGGGGGAACTGCTGccatcggaaccgccgctatgccctcaccctcggccgctaccggcgcgcgtgccgaaggtgcgggcggatcgtGATCTCCAGCCGCTGTCGCGGGCGCCGCTGCtgccgcttgccgctccacaaatccctggagctgctcgaatcgagcctcctggcgctgcatcgcgcccaacattgcagcgacctgctcccgcagctcctgcacTTCCTCCGATCTTGTctgctcgggctccgcagaaggcggtaccggagcagACCTACGCACGTAATGCCTcggggacatttgctcctgaaaagcaacgACTCGGTTAGTTATCTTAATCCGATAACTTTTTCAACGCTCACGAAATTAAATGACTCGACAgtgaaatcgggcggaagctcacaagtgttccagttctggactcttagcgtcgcgtcgtcggccgccgacacaaccactacgaGCCGAGAAACTAGTAtcacttggatccgtctctattcacagctAGAGACATGACATCAACtttgacccaatcgatcaacttccgccatcgccatgagttcacgttcactcacgtccctataaccttagggtttaccGACCTAGGGTCttctaggtcatcctagactctctctttacttgctctggtgctctgataccactttatctgtcacgccccgagaccgctaccaatttggtccggcccgggcgcgtcggacagacaccgaacggacaggacctcccctgtccgcccaaggcaaccaacagatcatgtataagaatttacccaggaattcaattcataaatacacgatcaagaagcaccactagtgcaacaaccaagagcaagatacgagTATAGAAattatacaagtacataagagagaagaggctatctattacattcattcgaCAATAATATACAGGTTTAATTACATCCTTTACTTTCTTCCAAAAAgcataaatacaatcactctaacctcaccctatacatcatctactctcaagtacaaaagggtgacggctaatgcaaaaagggaggtagctaatgcgactaaaacgccgggcccttaccgcgatcctcacgctcccCGGGAgcacccgaactggaacctgtagtaaaatgggggtgagaactaacttccttagttcccagtgggttcggccgccgactccgccgatctccccactaggtccaagcgggcacaagtagatataccaatagatagataataaGAAAAGCTGTAAATGACCGGAATAaaactactctactatgcccaatcataagtatatgatgcatgtacaatgaaatagataaGCAGCTAACcggttatcatgtccaaagatAAAGCTATTCACTCGGTTGTttacctcatttacttgttcatcaatctcgtggcttacccgaaggcttgcctacagctcactagccatctcgacacgtagggagaattaactcacactacggacccgagaccgtctggcggggccaaataggcaatccctggcgtgaccaacatccggagcgcactacttgtgtggggcttccatcacaagatttaaatagaccgtgagcatgatccaatcctcatctcgaggataccctatcctctagggttacaatcatcatatagtccataggtttcacatacactattaactagattgCCAATCGTCCGTTGGTtcgctatcgactagatgccactcgttcattgttcatcattttctctacattataggattcacaagaCTCAACCCAATCCTCACCAATCCTCTACGTCCAGTTCCAATATATGCTACAATATCATCAAGgaaggcataaggaaaggcaatgcataataatcctataatgcaataatacaagatgcggggtcaaaatgtactaagacataggagggagcccgattgcttcgggatggacaccacccacctcttggcgatgccgcgatggtAGAAGACTCGACGTTGTGGTCTTTGCACGCCGCTTTAACTCCTCGGGGCGGaacgagccctcgagtacccaactcggcgataactccgcactcgctcgtcggatcggcaaaccgtcttcgccgacgtgttcagagacctagcaattaggttagcgacccaacaaattagatcaaaaccctagatttgccaaaatcccaaatccgtgccctagaatggcgacgagagggaaatccatggtgcgagcttcaattgcgagcccgaaccatctacttatctcttctaggttccatttgaaccaattctaacctataaaaacccaaaaccctagaattacCATTagagggttagaagcttacctctaacctaagctccaagcttgccctaggttgaaggagagagggaagaagatgatcttcctcttattcttagtcttctccttctctttcttcttctttcttcccttcttctccttcctcttcttcttctccttcttctctttcttttctttctagagagagagagtgagagagttagAGAGCAATGAGGGAAggagaggggtccccaagccctattaaaggccattttgcaaatagccccctcaacttttcatcctttggatcagccctctctgggcattttcgtagtgagggaccggtcccagctcgggaagaccggtccccgaaggctgccatttcgagcagaggggatttcgcgttcgggaaccggtccttgcctgagaaaccggtccccgggagaccggtcctcgtccgagagatcggttcccgagagctgcattctcaggacttagccaaatttggctaagtctcgtcgggccaacgttcgggaaccggtccctgcccaccagggaccggtctcatcagagacctccacaacccagcctgatgggaccggtccctccctgccagggaccggtccccgagagcatttctgctccagtgcaagttttgcactggtgctctcgcggacctctccttaatgcactttatgcattataaacaccttcggactttccgaagcctacgcactcgacgaatagtcgattctggtcgaagtctaatcctcgagtttcgagaattcacttccttacacgctagaaactcctcataagtcatatcctcttgaagttctatcggtatatacgagagaatatgatctggatcgtacacatacttgtggagttgggatacatggaatacatcatgtactcccgcgagcctcggtggtaatgccaacttgtaggccaccgcgcCAACTCGTTCCAGgatctcgaagggtccgatat contains:
- the LOC109705745 gene encoding auxin-responsive protein IAA9-like produces the protein MELELGLALPNNDLINEIDLNDYTSSSSSSSSSSSSSSSLSRRKRGFDETSERAALPLFEQKGRGNDDKDDDSDHQKAFGKVLVGWPPIKRSGSGGGSARAAIFVKVKMEGVAIGRKVDLSLCDSYEALFRTLERMFPNRPNDGKTCKQTPNNRHHYVVTYEDGDGDWMLVGDVPWEAFIRSVKRLKIHN